One Lutra lutra chromosome 7, mLutLut1.2, whole genome shotgun sequence DNA window includes the following coding sequences:
- the CSPG4 gene encoding LOW QUALITY PROTEIN: chondroitin sulfate proteoglycan 4 (The sequence of the model RefSeq protein was modified relative to this genomic sequence to represent the inferred CDS: inserted 1 base in 1 codon): MRSGQQPAPPAPALALTLTLAVLARLSSAASFFGENHLEVPTATALTDVDLWLQFSTFQPEALLLLAAGQADHLLLQLHSGYLEVTLALGQEELRLQTPAGTLLSDSAVHTVQLTVSDSEALLSVDGFLNASAPILGAPLEVPYGIFLGGPGSLSLSYLTGASRPLRGCLHAATLNGRNLLRPLTPGVHEGCAEEFSADDRMALGFSGPHSLAAFLAWSTREEGTLEFILTTRSQQAPLAFQAGGQHGDFLYVDIFEGHLRAVVEKGQGTVLLHNSVPVADGQPHEVSVHVDAHQLEISVDQYPTRTSNRGVLSYLDPRGNLLLGGLDAEASRHLQEHRLGLAPGTINISLLGCVEDLSINGQRQGLRDALLTRSMTAGCRLEEDEYEEDAYGPYEAFSTLAPEAWPAVELPEPCVPEPGLPPVFANFTQLLTISPLVVAEGGAAWLEWRHVQPTLDLSEAELRKSQVLFSVSRGARHGELELDIPGAQARKMFTLLDVVNRKVRFVHDGSEDTSDQLMLEVSVTARVPVPTCLRRGQTYILPIQINPINDPPRIIFPHGSLMVILEHTQKPLGPEVFQAYDPDSACEGLTFQLLGTPTGLPVERRDQPGEPATEFSCRELEAGSLVYVHRSGPAQDLTFRVSDGLQASPAATLKVVAVRPTVQILHNTGLRLAQGSAAPISSTNLSVETNAVGQDVSVLFRVTEALQFGELQKQGAGGAEGAEWRATQAFHQRDVEHGRVRYLSTDPQHHTEDTVENLALEVQVGQETLSNLSFPVTIQRATVWLLRLEPLHTQNTQQEVLTTAHLEATLEEEAGPSPTTFHYEVVQAPRKGNLRLQGTRLSEGQSFTQDDLQAGRVTYGATARTSETVEDTFRFRVTAPPHFSPLYTFPVHVGGDPDAPVLTNILLSVPEGGEGILSADHLFVKSLNSASYLYEVMERPRHGRLVWRGTQDEATMVTSFTNEDLLQGRLLYQHDNSETTEDDIPFVAMRQGDGSGGMAWEEVRGVFRVAIQPINDHAPVQTISRIFHVARGGRRLLTTDDVAFSDADSGFADTQLVLTRKDLLFGSIVAVDEPTRPIYRFTQEDLRKKRVLFVHSGADRGWIQLQVSDGRHQATALLEVQASEPYLRVANVSSLVVPQGGQGTIDTAVLQLDTNLDIRSGDEVHYHVTDGPHWGQLLRAGQPATAFSQQDLLDGALLYSHNGSLSPRDTLAFSVEAGPVHTDATLQVTIALDGPLAPLRLIQHKKIYVFQGEAAEIRKDQLEAAQEAVAPADIVFSVKTPPRAGYLVLLSPSASAAGSPSLNPVQSFSQEAVDAGRVLYLHSRPEAWSDAFSLDVSSGLGAPLEGVRVELEVLPAAIPLETHNFSVPEGGTRTLGPPLIRVLGPYFPTLPGLELQVLEPPRHGALRREEGPQEGTLGAFSWKEVEQQLIHYVHDGSETLTDSFVLVANASEVDRQSPPVAFTVTILPVNDQPPILTTNTGLKMWEGATVPFPPEALRGTDSDSGPEDLVYTIEQPSNGRVVLRAAPGTEVHSFTQAQLDGGLVLFSHGGALDGGFRFSLSDGEHTSSGHFFRVMAQKQLLLSLEGSRTLTVCPGSVQPLSSQSLRASSSEGTDPQHLLYRVVQGPRLGRLFHAQHGSTRETLANFTQAEVYAGNILYEHEMPPEPFWEVHDTLELQLSSPPALDVAATLVVSVSFEAACPQRPSRLWRNKGLWVPEGQRAEITTATLDASNLLASIPSPQRPEHDVLFHITQFPTRGQLLVAEEPLHAGRPHFLQSELAAGQLAYAHGGGGTQQDGFRFRAHLQGPAGASVSGPQTSEAFTITVRDVNERPPRPQASVPLRLTRGSHAPVSRAQLSVVDPDSAPGXIEYEVQQAPLNGFLSLVGAGPGPVTRFTQADVDSGRLAFVANGSSVAGILQLSASDGASPPVPMSLAVDVLPSAIEVQLRAPLEVPQAVGRSPLSRQQLRVVSDQDEPDAAYRLTRRPRFGQLLVAGQPAASFSQLQVDQGEVVFAFTNFSSSRDHFGILALARGANASATVNVTVRALLRVGAGGPWPQGATLRLDSTVLDAGELANRTGSVPRFRLLAGPQHGRVVRVPQARTEPSDGQLVEQFTQQDLEDGRLGLEVGKPEGRSPGPMGDSLILELWARGVPPAVATLDFDTEPYDAARPYSVALLSLPEPAQTEATKPESSTPTGEPGPFASSPVPTVASGGFLGFLEANMFSVIIPVCLVLLLLALILPLLFYLRKRNKTGKHDVQVLTAKPRNGLAGDNETFRKVEPGQAIPLTAVPSQGPPLGGQPDPELLQFCRTPNPALKNGQYWV; encoded by the exons ccTCCTTCTTCGGTGAGAACCACCTGGAGGTGCCCACGGCCACAGCTCTGACCGATGTAGACCTCTGGCTACAATTCTCCACTTTTCAGCCCGAAGCCCTGCTTCTCCTGGCGGCAGGCCAGGCTGACCACCTCCTCCTGCAGCTCCACTCTGGATACCTAGAG GTCACACTCGCCCTGGGCCAGGAGGAGCTAAGGCTGCAGACGCCAGCTGGGACCCTGCTGAGCGACTCTGCCGTCCACACTGTGCAGCTGACCGTTTCAGACAGCGAGGCCTTGCTGTCCGTCGATGGGTTCCTGAACGCCTCAGCCCCCATCCTGGGAGCTCCCCTGGAGGTCCCCTATGGGATCTTCCTGGGGGGCCCCGGGAGCCTTAGCCTGTCCTACCTGACGGGGGCTAGCCGGCCCCTGAGGGGTTGCCTCCACGCTGCCACCCTCAATGGCCGCAACCTGCTCCGACCACTGACCCCGGGCGTGCATGAGGGCTGCGCTGAAGAGTTTTCTGCGGATGACAGAATGGCCCTGGGCTTCTCTGGACCCCACTCCCTGGCTGCCTTCCTGGCCTGGAGCACTCGGGAGGAAGGCACCCTGGAGTTTATCCTCACCACTCGGAGCCAGCAGGCGCCCCTGGCCTTCCAGGCGGGGGGCCAGCATGGGGACTTCCTCTACGTGGACATCTTTGAGGGCCACCTGCGGGCTGTAGTGGAGAAGGGCCAGGGCACGGTACTGCTTCACAACAGCGTGCCTGTGGCCGACGGGCAACCCCATGAGGTCAGCGTCCATGTGGACGCTCACCAGCTGGAGATTTCCGTGGACCAGTACCCCACACGGACATCCAACCGTGGGGTCCTCAGCTATCTGGACCCACGTGGCAATCTCCTCCTTGGGGGGCTGGACGCTGAGGCCTCTCGCCATCTCCAGGAACACCGCCTGGGCCTGGCCCCGGGGACCATCAACATCTCCCTGCTGGGCTGCGTGGAGGATCTCAGCATCAACGGCCAGAGGCAGGGGCTCCGGGACGCCTTGCTGACGCGCAGCATGACAGCCGGCTGCAGGCTGGAGGAAGACGAGTATGAGGAGGACGCCTATGGCCCATACGAAGCTTTCTCCACGCTGGCACCTGAGGCTTGGCCCGCCGTGGAGCTGCCTGAGCCCTGCGTGCCTGAACCGGGGCTGCCGCCTGTCTTTGCCAATTTCACCCAGCTGCTGACCATCAGCCCACTCGTGGTGGCTGAGGGGGGTGCAGCCTGGCTCGAGTGGCGGCACGTGCAGCCCACGCTGGACCTGAGCGAGGCCGAGCTGCGCAAATCCCAGGTGCTATTCAGTGTGAGCCGCGGGGCACGCCACGGCGAGCTCGAGCTGGACATCCCAGGGGCCCAGGCACGGAAAATGTTCACCCTCCTGGACGTGGTGAACCGCAAGGTCCGCTTTGTTCACGATGGCTCCGAGGACACCTCCGACCAGCTGATGCTGGAGGTGTCCGTGACCGCCAGGGTGCCCGTGCCCACCTGCCTTCGGAGGGGCCAAACCTACATCCTGCCCATCCAGATAAATCCCATCAATGACCCACCCCGTATCATCTTCCCACACGGCAGCCTCATGGTGATCCTGGAGCACACACAGAAGCCACTGGGGCCTGAAGTTTTCCAGGCTTACGACCCAGACTCCGCCTGCGAGGGCCTCACCTTCCAGCTCCTTGGCACCCCCACCGGCCTCCCCGTGGAGCGCCGAGACCAGCCTGGGGAGCCAGCAACGGAGTTCTCCTGCCGGGAGCTAGAGGCCGGCAGCCTCGTCTATGTCCACCGAAGTGGACCCGCCCAGGACCTGACATTCCGGGTCAGCGACGGGCTGCAGGCCAGCCCCGCCGCCACCCTGAAGGTGGTGGCAGTCCGGCCAACGGTTCAGATACTCCACAACACGGGGCTGCGCCTGGCCCAGGGTTCCGCGGCCCCTATCTCTTCCACCAACCTGTCGGTGGAGACCAATGCCGTGGGGCAGGATGTGAGCGTCCTGTTCCGAGTCACAGAGGCCCTGCAGTTTGGGGAGCTGCAGAAGCAGGGGGCAGGTGGGGCGGAGGGGGCCGAGTGGCGGGCCACGCAGGCCTTCCACCAGCGGGATGTGGAGCACGGCCGTGTGAGATACCTGAGCACTGACCCGCAGCATCACACCGAGGACACCGTGGAGAACCTGGCCCTGGAGGTGCAGGTGGGCCAGGAGACCCTGAGCAATCTGTCCTTCCCAGTGACAATCCAGAGAGCCACGGTGTGGCTGCTGCGGCTGGAGCCCCTGCACACTCAGAATACCCAGCAGGAGGTGCTCACCACGGCCCACCTGGAGGCCAccctggaggaagaggcaggccccagccccaccacctTCCACTATGAGGTGGTCCAGGCCCCCAGGAAGGGCAACCTGCGGCTACAGGGCACACGGCTGTCAGAAGGGCAGAGCTTCACCCAGGATGACCTGCAGGCTGGCCGGGTGACCTATGGGGCCACGGCACGCACCTCAGAGACAGTTGAAGACACCTTCCGCTTCCGTGTCACAGCTCCACCGCACTTCTCCCCACTCTACACCTTCCCCGTTCACGTTGGCGGTGACCCAGACGCTCCCGTCCTGACCAACATCCTCCTCTCAGTGCCGGAGGGTGGCGAGGGCATTCTCTCCGCTGACCACCTCTTTGTCAAGAGTCTCAACAGCGCCAGCTATCTCTACGAGGTCATGGAGCGACCCCGCCATGGAAGGCTGGTTTGGAGGGGGACGCAGGACGAGGCCACCATGGTGACGTCCTTCACCAATGAGGACCTGCTGCAGGGCCGGCTGCTCTACCAGCATGACAACTCCGAGACCACAGAAGACGACATTCCCTTCGTGGCAATGCGCCAGGGTGACGGCAGCGGGGGCATGGCCTGGGAGGAGGTGCGGGGCGTCTTCCGCGTGGCCATCCAGCCCATAAATGACCACGCTCCCGTGCAGACCATCAGCCGTATCTTCCACGTGGCCCGGGGTGGCCGGCGGCTGCTGACAACAGATGACGTGGCCTTCAGTGATGCCGACTCCGGCTTTGCAGACACTCAGCTGGTGCTGACCCGCAAGGACCTTCTCTTTGGCAGCATCGTGGCCGTGGATGAGCCCACACGGCCCATCTACCGCTTCACCCAGGAGGACCTCAGGAAGAAGAGGGTCCTATTTGTGCACTCGGGGGCCGACCGTGGCTGGATCCAGCTGCAGGTATCCGACGGGCGGCACCAGGCCACTGCGCTGCTCGAAGTGCAGGCCTCAGAGCCCTACCTCCGCGTGGCCAATGTCTCCAGCCTCGTGGTCCCTCAAGGAGGCCAGGGCACCATCGACACTGCCGTGCTCCAGCTGGACACCAATCTCGACATCCGCAGTGGGGATGAGGTCCACTACCATGTCACAGACGGCCCACACTGGGGGCAGCTGCTCCGGGCCGGCCAGCCTGCCACGGCCTTCTCCCAGCAAGACCTGCTGGATGGGGCACTTCTCTACAGCCACAATGGCAGCCTCAGCCCTCGAGACACCCTGGCCTTCTCCGTGGAGGCAGGGCCGGTGCACACAGATGCCACCTTGCAAGTGACCATTGCTCTAGACGGGCCACTGGCCCCACTGCGTCTGATCCAGCACAAAAAGATCTACGTCTTCCAGGGGGAGGCGGCTGAGATCAGAAAGGATCAGCTGGAG GCAGCCCAGGAGGCAGTGGCGCCCGCAGACATCGTGTTCTCAGTGAAGACCCCGCCGCGGGCCGGCTACCTGGTGTTGCTGTCTCCCAGTGCCTCAGCGGCCGGGTCGCCCAGCTTGAACCCAGTGCAGAGCTTTTCACAGGAGGCGGTAGACGCTGGCAGGGTCCTGTACCTGCACTCCCGCCCGGAGGCTTGGAGCGATGCCTTCTCCCTGGATGTGTCCTCAGGCCTGGGTGCACCCCTGGAGGGTGTCCGTGTAGAGCTGGAGGTGCTGCCTGCTGCCATCCCGCTGGAGACGCACAACTTCAGCGTCCCTGAGGGCGGCACCCGCACCCTGGGCCCTCCGCTGATCCGCGTGCTGGGACCTTACTTCCCCACACTGCCTGGCCTCGAGCTGCAGGTGCTGGAGCCACCCCGGCACGGGGCCCTGCGCAGAGAGGAAGGTCCTCAGGAGGGGACCCTTGGAGCCTTCTCCTGGAAAGAG GTGGAACAGCAGCTGATCCATTATGTGCACGACGGGAGTGAGACGCTGACAGACAGCTTCGTCCTGGTGGCCAATGCCTCAGAGGTGGACCGCCAGAGCCCTCCTGTGGCCTTCACCGTCACCATCCTGCCCGTCAACGACCAGCCCCCCATCCTCACCACCAACACAGGCCTGAAG ATGTGGGAGGGGGCCACGGTGCCCTTCCCTCCGGAGGCCCTTAGGGGCACAGACAGCGACTCAGGACCGGAGGACCTGGTCTACACCATCGAGCAGCCCAGCAACGGGAGGGTGGTGCTGCGGGCGGCACCAGGCACCGAGGTCCACAGCTTCACCCAGGCCCAGCTGGATGGCGGGCTCGTGCTGTTCTCTCACGGAG GAGCCCTGGATGGCGGCTTCCGCTTCAGCCTCTCTGACGGGGAGCATACCTCCTCTGGACACTTCTTCCGCGTGATGGCCCAGAAGCAGCTGCTCCTCTCCCTGGAGGGCAGCCGAACGCTGACCGTGTGCCCAG GGTCGGTCCAACCGCTCAGCAGCCAGAGCCTGAGAGCCAGCTCCAGTGAGGGCACTGACCCCCAGCACCTGCTCTACCGGGTGGTGCAGGGGCCCCGACTGGGCCGGCTGTTCCACGCCCAGCACGGCAGCACCAGGGAGACCCTGGCAAACTTCACCCAAGCCGAG GTGTATGCTGGGAATATTCTGTATGAACACGAGATGCCTCCTGAGCCCTTCTGGGAGGTCCACGACACCCTGGAGCTCCAGCTGTCATCACCTCCTGCCCTGGATGTGGCTGCCACCCTTGTTGTGTCTGTGTCCTTCGAGGCTGCCTGTCCCCAGCGCCCCAGCCGCCTCTGGAGGAACAAAG GTCTCTGGGTCCCCGAAGGCCAGCGGGCCGAAATCACCACGGCCACCCTTGATGCCTCCAACCTCCTGGCCAGCATCCCGTCACCCCAGCGCCCAGAGCATGACGTGCTCTTCCACATCACACAGTTCCCCACCCGGGGCCAGCTGCTGGTGGCCGAGGAGCCCCTCCACGCCGGCCGGCCCCACTTCCTGCAGTCCGAGCTGGCCGCAGGGCAGCTGGCCTATGCCCACGGGGGCGGGGGCACTCAGCAGGACGGCTTCCGCTTCCGTGCCCACCTCCAGGGGCCAGCGGGGGCCTCCGTGTCAGGACCGCAGACCTCAGAGGCCTTTACCATCACCGTGCGGGATGTGAACGAGCGGCCACCGCGGCCCCAGGCGTCCGTGCCACTCCGGCTCACCCGGGGCTCCCACGCGCCCGTCTCCCGGGCCCAGCTCAGTGTGGTGGACCCGGACTCAGCACCTG AGATTGAGTATGAGGTGCAGCAGGCACCCCTCAATGGTTTCCTGAGTCTGGTGGGGGCCGGCCCGGGGCCGGTGACCCGCTTCACGCAGGCCGACGTGGACTCTGGGCGCCTGGCCTTCGTGGCCAATGGGAGCAGCGTGGCTGGCATCCTGCAGCTGAGCGCATCCGACGGGGCCAGCCCTCCCGTGCCCATGTCCCTGGCCGTGGACGTCCTGCCATCGGCCATCGAGGTGCAACTGCGGGCGCCCCTGGAGGTGCCTCAGGCTGTGGGGCGCTCCCCCCTGAGCCGACAGCAGCTGCGTGTGGTGTCAGACCAGGACGAGCCGGACGCCGCCTACCGCCTCACCCGGCGGCCCCGGTTCGGGCAGCTGCTGGTGGCTGGGCAGCCCGCTGCCTCCTTCAGCCAGCTCCAGGTAGACCAGGGGGAGGTGGTCTTCGCCTTCACCAACTTCTCCTCCTCTCGCGACCACTTCGGCATCCTGGCGCTGGCCCGAGGGGCCAACGCGTCCGCCACGGTGAACGTCACTGTCAGGGCTCTGCTGCGTGTGGGGGCTGGCGGGCCATGGCCCCAGGGGGCTACCCTGCGCTTGGACTCCACCGTCCTTGATGCTGGAGAGCTGGCCAACCGCACGGGCAGTGTGCCCCGTTTCCGGCTCCTGGCAGGACCCCAGCATGGCCGCGTGGTACGCGTGCCCCAGGCCAGGACGGAGCCCAGCGATGGCCAGCTTGTGGAGCAATTCACCCAGCAGGACCTTGAGGACGGAAGGCTGGGGCTGGAAGTGGGCAAGCCAGAGGGCCGGTCCCCTGGCCCCATGGGTGACAGTCTCATTCTGGAGCTGTGGGCACGGGGCGTCCCGCCCGCTGTGGCCACCCTGGACTTTGACACTGAGCCTTACGATGCGGCCCGACCCTACAGCGTGGCCCTGCTCAGTCTCCCCGAGCCTGCTCAGACCGAAGCAACGAAACCAGAGAGCAGCACCCCCACGGGGGAGCCAGGCCCGTTCGCCTCCAGCCCTGTGCCCACCGTGGCCAGCGGGGGCTTCCTGGGCTTCCTGGAGGCCAACATGTTCAGCGTCATCATCCCCGTGTGTCTGGTCCTCCTGCTCCTGGCACTcatccttcctctgctcttctacCTCCGCAAACGCAACAAGACGGGCAAGCACGACGTCCAGGTCCTGACTGCCAAGCCCCGCAATGGCCTAGCGGGCGACAACGAGACCTTCCGAAAGGTAGAGCCGGGCCAAGCCATCCCGCTCACAGCAGTgcccagccaggggcccccactGGGGGGCCAGCCTGACCCAGAGCTGCTGCAGTTCTGCCGGACACCCAACCCTGCTCTCAAGAACGGCCAGTACTGGGTGTGA